From the genome of Oryza glaberrima chromosome 1, OglaRS2, whole genome shotgun sequence:
CcccgttttttcttttttgaggtGTAACTAAGTCTGAAATAGTTAAAGAGTAGTACCACTGTACCACTATGCATTTCTTCCTCGCATTTCCTGCATTGTCTACAGTGAATTTCGTCTCCAAAATTTACAACTTCTTTTACACGATTTTGCCGTGTAAAAACAGCATCATAATTGCTAGACAGGTTGCTGAACAGTTCTAGATATGCACTGAGCTGCATGGTAGTAACTGAAGAAATGTACACAAAAATGTGGTCAATCCTAGAGCTTAAGCAGGATTCACCACTCAGTCACTCACCAATCAAGTTTCTCACTGCATCACTATCAGAAACTCTAAAGGAATAGCCCAAAGTATATCACGATGTAGTAGTTATAGCAGGCCGTGGTGGCCATCTTCGTTCTGCAACTTAATTGTAATGCTTCTACACACTAATCTCCATCTTTTGCCGTCAGCTTCTTCAGTATAACCTAATGAATGAGCTACGAAGGCTCCAAAACCTCCAATTAATATCCTCCCGCTGTATACTGATCAGCCTCTTTGCAGTCTGGTTACTGAGAAAAATCCTCAGGTAACCATTCCTTTGCCATATCAGCAGCCATCCTGGATCAGCGAAACCGACTAGATCCATCGTGTGGAGAGCATCCGGCGCTTCTTCTCCGCGAATTCTCCTCGTGCCAATGCTTCGACTTAAGAAAGCCGATCTGTTTCTGTTAACAATGGGAACAATGTCAATGGTGGTCAGGTGGTTCCATAAGTTTCCTTCTTCCAAGGTGAACACCAAGACTTTTCCATCTTCAACTGGCACAAGGAGCCCAAGGCATCCCTTCCACTCGCACATCAACCAGTCAGGTTGACAAACAGGGCTTGCTTGATAAGGTAGAACAATGGTTCCAACCCGATGAGGAGGGGCTTCCCGGTGTTTGTAGAAGACGATCTCCCCAGCAGAAATCTTGTAGTAGATAGTATTGTCGATGGTCACAGCATTTCTTGACCTGTTCGACCAAAATTGGTTGGCCGTTTGATGAACAGTCCACCCCTCCATAGCCGAGTCCCAAACTTGAAACCTCGGAGGTCTGATGGCCCAATCTCCCAAGGCCGGGGGACCAACATGTTCTGCTGGTATGGCTATCCAATATTGTGGTGATATCGCTTCGCCATTGATAACCTCAGCACACAAGCCTGGAGGCCCTACATTAGCTTCAAGATCGGGAGGGTGAATGTACACCTCCTGGTTCACCATTGGGTTCCAAAGGCACATCTGAGCtggatttgataaagtgagCAAATGCACACCAGAACATGTGGCCACAATTGCAGCATCACGGCCATCAAATTGCTCATCCATCCTGGGGAATGATCTCTGATTAGTTAGGCCATCTGACACTTGCGCCTGTAGTGCATCAGTTTGCAGCAGAAAACCAACTGAATGGTTGCCACCAGTTGCTGGTTGTGCAGCATTAAGGGAACCTCCAACCCCAACGCCATCAAGATAAGCCTGGTTCCATTCCCTTGCAAAAAGTCTTGTCCTCTGCACGATGCACGCGGGCAGCCGAGGGTAGATGAATGCCCTGATGATATCTGATGTAGTATTATTCAAAGCCATATCCTGAAACATATAGAACAAGAGAGAATGTTGACAAAAAATGGCACCAATCTAAACATCAAGAAACATTATTGAAAATAAACAATGAATTGGTAGGGCGCACCAAACCAAACTAGCCCTAATTTGTTTTTATCTTTGTCCTCACCTCAAATCAGAAGGTATTCTATAATTATGTTAAGAGAGGATATCAAAATTCCTAAGTCTCCCTTCATCCGAAGGGATTACTCGTATGCTAAACAAGCCCTTATGCTAATAAGGCACACGAAATACACAGAAAGCCTCCCAAAATAGCACAATACGGCCTCTAATGTCACACCAGCGCGCTTCTTCTCCATCCCCCAGCACCCCTCCCTCCCTGAAAACCTAACCCGTGGAGAAGCCGATGAGGATAAAATCCAATCCTGTGGAGAAGCCGATGAGGATAaccagagaagagaagaaatccAATTCATGCGAATCTGCACATGTAAGTGGGGGTGATACGAAATGAAGGTGGCCTACCAGCTGGAAGCGTCCGTCGGAAGGCGGCTGTGGGGAGGACACCCGTCGATGGATGATCCGTGGGAGCTAGCGGTCGGAGGCGGTGGACGGAGTGGCCGATTTCGTAGAGCTCTACTggaaagaggcggcggcgaggaaggttAGTGGGTAATTCGGAGGTCCGAATCCGATCGCGGGAGATTGGGAGAAGATTTAGGGTTTTGGTCTTTTCGCAAGGAGCTCAGCTGCAGCCTACAGGCGGCGCTTGGACCTAAAACTAAAAGCGTGCACGGCCAATAAAACTAGGCCACTTGTCACATAATTGTCTATTTGCTCCCTTAATCAACACCAGTCAGTACAACATCCGATTAGCCCGGACTTCAAATTAGAGTATCGTCGGGCACTCGGGCTCGGCTCCGTATCGTCTGGCTTTTCGCCTCAAAGGCAAATTTTGCCGTTGTTTTCATCTCAACCACCCATTCAGTGATCAACGTCTCACATGTATTATACCTAGCTACCCGGTGATTAATTTACCATTAACTACCCGAGACCACCATGAATCATCAAGTGACTAATTTAGCAGGTATGAGTAATAACTAATCAGATCTAGAAAATTAATATTCCCCatctttcatattataagtcgctcttacttttttttctaaatttatccCTGTAGTCTAGTGGTTACAACAACCTCAACTtcccatgggagcgaatttttcaggatttaatggtgttgtgctttcagtggtaggcgacgtaccaatatagtaacatttctaACACagaataaacatattatcaaaatatattcaatgttatatttaatgaaattaatttgttaTTGTAAATGTTATTgctttttaataaatttgatcATACCTACTTATTATATGAAGGAAGTATCAACCAGGCAGTAAAGCGGGCGCGAATTTTACCGAGCTATGCTATCTTTGATTTCACATTCTTTTAAAGTATTCTTTTACAATATATTCACTCTGTATTTATGCGTCACATTTTCTCAAAAGCCAattaaaattttacactataaatTATATACATTTTACACGCTAATTACACTGTAACATTCAGAACTTATACTGAGAACTAGGATAAAATCAATTGATTACCTACTTGAAATAAATATGCACATATTTGTAGCAAAACCGTATCCAATGTCAGATATTTGGCTCTTAATGTCAGTTGATCCTTTATCGCTTGTCCAGTCAAGGTGTTTTTGTTCATGTGTGCTCTAATTTGCTGTCGGAATTTTtgtttgctgattttttttccttaagaGTTGAGAAGCAAGTAGAGTAGTGACGGTTGATTAGacatttaaaaactataaataaaACCTTAAACAGAATCACGATCACGATTTAGTGGATGGACGACGAGCATGTTGTTATGTAGCACGGTCACGACGGTTagtgggacttctaaaaagtaaaaaaataaatccccataataatcatgttcgatttttaaaatctcaatgactaAAAATAGGAGGCAGCGGGCGgaccgtagaggagtatagtgacgTAGCTGCTGATGATTTGGCGGGACtttaaagtaaaaaatgaacccaaatgatatttatgttcgatttttaaaatcccaataacAATACAGAGATGTAGCGTATGCGCTGTAGAGGAGTACATTGCCGGCGTTTGACAGggcttttaaaattataaaaacgaaacccaacgagacaatgaACTCTAAAAATTGGTagtccaatttttttaaaagtaccaATGAGGATGAAAATAAGCATTCGTAGATCGGTGATAAAGAAATAAGGGGTAGCGACTGACATGacttttataaactataaaattagaaatatgGAGGATTATAAGGTTCGATATTTCAAAATCCTAAAACAACAAGATAGatatttaacaaatttaaagtaaaaaatcatatttaataAATGGATAATTTTATACAGTTGCTAGCCGTGCACTtacgcgggccacccagctagtccCAATCAAATAGACATCCTCCACCACAATGTTTAAGGTTTCCACCACTATGCTGTGTTCTTTCCCCCAATTTCCCAACCCACCTCCagcgttttccgtgcgcacgcttttcaaactgccaaatggtgcgtttttttgcaaaaattttctatatgaaagttgctttaaaaaataaaattaatcttttttgaaaaaagttgctaatactaaattaatcacgtgctaacaGACTGCTCCGTTTTCTATGTGAAGGAGTTGGCCTGAAGTTGCGAACATAGCCATATATGATTTAGGCACCTTCCTCTCCCAATGCCAACCTACACATGCCAGAAATATTgtattaaaaaaggaaaaaatattgcTAGGATGAAACCGAAGACCTTATAATTCTCGGGGTTTTGTGAAAGGAACCGAAGACCAGCTTGATCCTTATCACAATCCTTATCACAAAACCTCGAGAAGTATAAGGTGCTAGGGAATAGTTCCGTGCTCCCGTATTACCGAGCTTCAAAAAATACACATAaaagtcacaaaaaaaatgtgaaaaaaaatcagagatcTGCAGCACTATGACAGGTAACatcacacaaaaaataaaatcaaaatacAATGTAGGTagcgagaaaaaaaaggcaaatctcaggtGAATAGTAGAGTGACATGTTTGAACATTGTTGGAGCATGAattcgttgtttttttttctccctgcgTGCATTATATTTTAAGCTGATTTTTTATGTGATAATACATGTCCTAGAGCTACACATATGTGAatcttttttttcacctttcttTGTGCCTTTTTGGGTGCATTTTTGAAGCTCGGTTGTACCGGTGCACGGAACTGTTCCGTAGCACCTGATACTTCCTCACAAAACCCCATGGAAACAACGCAAATGCCATACAGCTAACGCCATTGGCTCCTGAAACATTCAGAGGAGGTTTAGAGAAAACTGAAATAAACAAATAGTATAGCGGTTTGCAAATATTCTAGACAAGGTACTAACAATAGGAAATATTCAAGGAGGAAATAAGTAAGGCATGTCTGGACTACAACAAAGCAAATCATTCAGGATCAACATAACTGCTTCTCATGATTCTAGCTAATACAAGACCCACCAAACAAACATTTCTCTGCAATCTGCATATAATGGATTTGTGAATTGGAAATATATTCTCAATGTTATTAAACAGTAGAATCACTTTGGTTATCCCAACTCGCTTACATCCTAGACACTTGCCTGAATTGAACTTTCAGTAAGTTCCATCCATCCCAAGTCATGGAATATGTATTTGCAGAACAATCATGAGTACAATTCCTAAATCCTAATTCAATGTGTTACCCGCTAGGAGAATTTAGAACATTTGCAATATTTTGAATCTGATTCAGCTTTGGATGGTGTTTCCTAAGGCTCATGCtagtaatagtagtagtaacaacaacaacaacaataataataataataacttgaACATACTAGAATAAGTTCCAATCTTCATCGCTAAGATATATACTCccctgtttctaaatatttaacaccgttgactttttagcgcatgtttgaccgttcatcttattcaaaaactcttgtgaaatatgtaaaattatatgtatacatagtatacatatacatagtatacatatacatagtatacatataagtatatttaacaatgaatcaaataataggaaaataattaataattacttaaattttttaaataagaaaagaattaatagtaTGTGATATGTCAGGCTTGGAGTGGTTGTTTATTTTTGCATCACCATGCTAGAATAATTGATGCTCTCCTGGACCCGCCAGACGAGCTGCCGCAAGTGACCGAAGAGACCAAGCTCCGCCTCCCCAACCTCCCATGATGCTCTCCCTCCCTATGCACCTCCCCCATccccggtggcggcgagcgacagggaggagggctGCAGGAAGGAGAATTGGGAGCACTGGTGGCAGGACCATACCCTGCGTAGTGAAAGCAAATCCTAGCTAAAAAGGAATGCTTTTCTATCATGCTAGCAGTTGAGTAAGATATCTGAAGGGAGTACAAAAatcggatcttttttttttgagagtcATATGCACTTATCTTTTCCTGGCGAGGCCCAGCAAAGGTAACACGGAAAGCAAGCATTAAGTGAAGGAGCAAGGTCCAAACAAAGTAGTGAAAGATTGACATTGAAAAGCTTATCCATGTCTACATCTGTCTGATGGACCAAGTTCAAAGGAAACGACTTCTCTCTACATCAAAAAACCCACAACATTTGCACATTTGGATGCTACTACTGTACTTTCCAAAGGATTAGCTTCTAAGGGTATCTCCCCACTTGTTGTTCCATCTTGCCTCCTCGCCCGCCTACCTCCGCAACCATTGTACTCGTCGGCTTGACCTGTTGACCACGCCCACGCATCCAGATCCTAGCAACTGCACAATCAACAGTGAGGCGAGGGGAGGCGGGCGATGAGTGGCCATCCTAACAGTCGCCAAGCAAGAAGCTCTAGTTGAGAGGCGAAAGAAGAAGGGGGTGGCTAATGGGCAACTGGTCGCGCCCGCGTGTTGGCGCACGACCACCCCCATCCCTCTAGTCTATATAGTACTGCTGGTACTGGTACTAAGGTttttatactactactagtatactactactactatactagtactactgtactagtactattgcactgctactactagtactactagtactattataaaaaatatatttatatgtatatatttttgatgtattaaaaaatatatacatatataaaaaagtttatatacgacgtatacaaactttgtatatatgtatacaaactttatatacgttcgtattaaaaaatcaaaagaagagaaaaaacatcacggatacaaattttatatacttatacaaagtttatataacgtatacaaagtttatatacgcgtatacaaactttgtatatagaTATACAAAGTTTggatacgcgtatacaaactttgtatacatatgttcatattaaaaaataaaaaaagaaaaaacatcacatatacaaagtttatatacaaactttatataacgtatatatacgtatatatatgtatataaagtttgtatacgtttatataaaaaaccagaaaaaaagaaaaaacaaagaaagaaaaaaaacgaaaccaCAAAAACCGGCGAAAAAGGAACGCGGGCCCCCCACtgcgcgcagccgccgcgccccctcccctcctacgTGCGCCACGTGTCCATCTgcgcgggggaggggcgcgcaATCAGTCGCCAATTAGCAATTTCGAAAGAAGAAGCTCCAGCTGAGGGAGCTATTTTGTATGGTTTTAACAGTTCGAAGGGTTGTCATATCCTGTTTAGAGCAAGGATAacagtaggctataagccaactataagattatatggaagagagagaaacaaaagtgagaagtgttggctctcatgtaaGAGCTAGCTATACACTAGCTCTAAGATATATACATTAAATTTatagtgagagaaagagagaggataagAAAAATAGAGCTGACCTTACAGCTAAACTATTATACAAAACTCTAATATGgactatagctagctagctgtccaCTTTACTATTAAAACTTGCTCATAGATGTTGAGGGATTTGGACATATATTCTTAGGGACTGATGTTGAATTTTTTTGCTTCTCGAGTTGGCGTGGTACTGAAGCGGTGTGGCCCATGAAGCAGAGCGTCGGCCGTAGCCCGTCGTGTGTTAGTTTAGTGGGCTGACCGACCTTTCCTTTTAGTGGATTGGCCCACGTTCAATGTGTTCGATAAAGGAAACACCGCAAACCCGCAACCGCATCTCTTCCCTCACCAGATCCCCAATTCCACAAGGGAACATCagccaaaccctagcgccgccgtcaaCGCCATGAAtcgccagccgccgcggcggagttccgcccgcatcgccgccgcgcgcggaggcagcggcgacacGCTGCGGGAGCGCATCCTCCTGCGGCCGGACGGCTACATCGGCTCGCCGGAGAAGCGCACGCAGACGTTCTGGGTCAACGATGGCTACGCCATGGTGCCACGCGAGGTCACCTACTGCCCCGGCCTCCATAGGATCTTCGACGAGGTCCTCGTTCACGCCGCGAGCAACAAGCGGCGCGACCCCTCCATGGACACCCTCTCCGTCGAGGTCGACGTCGTCGAGCGCCGCGTCTCCGTCTTCTACAACGGCCGCGGCGCTGTCCCCGTCGAGCTCCTCGACGAGAAGCGGGGCGTCTACGCGCCGGAGATGTTCTTCGGCCACCTccatgacgacgacgaagaggatGATCGGAACAAGATgacgaacgacggcggcggcgcctacgGTGTCAAGCTCGCCAACCTGTTTTCCACGGAGTTCGTCGTCGAGACCGCCGATGGGTGCCGCATGAAGAAGTACAAGCAGGTGAGCGAGCCAATTCTGAGCacactctcttctctctctctctctctctctctctctctctcggaaGCGTCACACCCTCACAAATCAACTCCACTGCCAAATTTGAGACTACATTCCTTTTTTAATACATGatgtcgttgattttttttatgaacgtttaatcattcgtctcattcaaattttttgtaCACACACAGTCATGCTTAAAGATCATTTCATGATAGatcaagttacaataaaataaataataattacataatttttttaatacaacAAACGATCAAACGTATATAAAAAGTCAAAGGGATATCATATACAGAGAGAGTAGTACGTGGCATATAAATTTGGTACTCCGGACACTGTTATTGACTCTTCTAGCTGTTAGACCCTGCCCACTATGAACAGTATTTCCTAGGATCAATGGATCATGGTATGTTTTCTTCGCCTACTCTATGACCTTTATTACTTGGCAGGGGTTATCGGCTTTGTTGTTGTTATATACTCCTCGTCGTTTATTCAATGTCTAGATCAGATCCGGCTGCTTTTCTCTGTTTTTAGAAAACTTGGTTGGCTTTTGGAGGAATATAGTTGCCAGTTAGTAGTCAATGAATCTAAAACCTCTGTGTAAGTGTATCTACATTTCTACTAATGAAAATGGGAGGACATGGCCTCTTGCTAAAAAAATCATCGTTTATGGGCATGCGAATTCTGtacgaaaaagtccaaataccccCCTAAACTTTGGACAGAAGTCCGTCTAGCACCCTAAATTTTAAAACCGGACATCCAACCCCCTAAACTTTGCAAAAGCGTTCATATTACCCCCTAAGGTGGTTTTGTATAgtggttttttttatctaatttgtatataactTGGATGAGTTTGATCATTTGACATACAcaggacatatatatatatattaaaatctcCACTTAAATCATTCTTTTTAATCACTTGTTAGCTCTCACTTACAAACAAGTACCAACATAATAGTAGTATAGTATTACTGTATAAGTATAAATTGATGACTTAGAACTAATgataagcaaatatgcaaaaccaCCATTCAAAACCACCTTAGGGGGTAATATGAACGGTTTTACAAAGTTCAGGGGATTAGATGTTCGGTTTTAAAGTTCAGGGTACTAGATAGACTTTCATCCAAAGTTTAGGGGAGtatttgtactttttccaattcTGTATTATCAACAAAGTTTCTGAGTTTTAGATGTAGTTACTACTTTCAAGGAGCATTGGCTAGGTCAGTTTACTATCAAAACAATATAGATCATGATGTTACTTACTCCTTGAATACTTTAATTTCCAGGTTTTCTCTGAGAACATGGGGAAGAAATCAGTGCCCCATATCACTGACTGCAATCAAGGGGAGAACTGGACCACGATCACCTTCAAGCCAGATCTTGCTAGATTCAACATGACCTACCTCGAAGAGGATCACGTGACGCTCATGTGGAAGAGAGTGGTTGATATGGCGGGAATTCTAGGAGACTCGGTGCAAGTTGAGTGGGATGGCATGAGGCTGCGTATAAACAGCTTCAACGATTATGTGCGCCTGCATGTCAATTCCCCTGTCAGTGACAGATCAGGACTAGGACTCCCAAGGTTTTtgtgctgtgtttagtttcgAACGAACATATTAATTAGTTTGTTGAGTGATCGGAATCTATCCATAATGATTTGTCTTTCTAATCAGCTGAATTAATTCACCTTGTCTTGATGATCGATTTCAGAGTTTATGAGAAGTTAAATGATTGGTGTGAGGTCTGTTTGAGCCTGAGTGATGATGGACACTTTCAGCAGGTAAATGTTTTTGTTATGTTTATATCAGGGTAGCTTCTTAGTTATATGCCATGGTTGTTGCTGCATTTTAAACgtcttttttttatggttttgcAGGTCAGCTTTGTAAATGGATTTGAGACGCTAAAAGGTGGAACCCACGTTGATTACGTCACAAACCAGATTACCACCCGTGTGATGAACATTCTGAATGAGTACTATAAGAAGAGTATCTTCAATGTTGATGATGTGAAGCGCCATCTATGGGTCTTCCTTAATGTGTTCATTGACAACCCTACCTTCGATTCACAGACCAAGGAGATGTTAACTACACCTCCAGGAAGGTTTGGGTCAAAGCTTGAGCTTCCTGACAGTTTCTCGGAAATAGGTGTGTAATACATCTGATGATGAGTCGGCTTATTTTTTGGCTGACTGCATTATATGCAATTAATTTGGCCTTACAGCTAATGGTAATTAACGCTTGATTTATCTCTTGCAATTGCAGCTTTAAGTGGTGGTCTTCTCCGGCGTCTGTTTGGCTGCTCTGGCCCGCCAGATGCAAAGATAGTTTCATTCAAATACTAGCCACTCAAGTTGTGCGTTCAGAAACACGTCAGAATAAGATCATTTGTACATTTTTGTAGGGATTATCTGTACGAGTAGAAGTTTGCATCAAGAACATCAAATCAAATATCAATGGTGATACCTTCCTTGTAGGTAGGATCTGCAACCTCCAAAACtcgcaagttcaaatttgaattagaaGCTGTATTTTGGAAGGGAAAGGAAAATTGGTACTATATTATCATCTGATAAACCATATCTTAAGAAATGTTTTAAGATGCATGTCATGTTGAATTGAAGGAGGTGTTTACTCTTTGACCGCGATATGTACTTTCAGTTGACTGATAAACTATATCCTAAGAAATTATTTAAGATatagttttagttttattaaCGTTATAATGCATTTTAGTTTTAAGGAATGTTTAAGATATATACTTTCCAATTTTAGTATGATGCATGGATCGAGTAGAAGAGATACTCATCTATGGAAGGATAAAAGTAACTCTCGCTCGTCCTTGGGGATGTCATCTTTGAAGAAACTCATGCATGAAGCCGAAACATCAAACCTGTGGAAAATATGATCACATTACCATTAGTTTGTGGGCAGATACGTTCAGATGCCATTTGTTGTCCGAAGGAATCATATATATCTgcaaaaactaaaatttgaccaGATACATTCCGATTTGCTTATGAATGAGCAAAAACACTAATGGGCATGAGCTCTCTAGAAATTATGGTAAATATGTGACAATACCTTCAAAGCTTGTGTCTGTCTCTATTTCACTAAGTGCGTTTACAGTGCATTGAGTTGGTATTTGGCCTTATTGTTCCCCCAATAAATATTTTGTGCTACGTTCGTTTTTGCTACACATACTTAAAGTCCGCGTATTCAACTTTGGTCACTCGTTCTTCAGCCTAATCCTAGTCCTGGGTGAGTGGCTTGTTCAGCCTAATCCTGGGTGAGTGGCTTGTTCAGCCTAATCCTGGGTGAATGGCATGGGGAGAGAGGACCGTGTGAGCTCACTGTGGAGGGCGTGACCCCACTTCCTCAACTACTCAGCCTGCACACGTGCATAGCTCACCGCATGAGGACCTTAGGGTGATGATGCCGCCATCAGGCCCTCACAGTGTGGTGAGCTGGACCGGTGCTACGCCCCTCCACATCGGATTCGTGCGTACGTGGAGCGAGAGCGCGCGTCCAAACAGAGCGCCTCGCCTCCAAGTTGAGGCACGCGGTTCCTTCTCTCGCAAACCCACGCGCGGCAAGGAATCGCGCGGTGTGGAGCGCGTGCCCCAGACACAGCGTGACCTCGCCGGCGAAACCCAAGCGTGAAATCCCCGATACGCCCTCCAAATCCACTCCCGCCACTGCTAAATCTCCTCCTCCCGCCATAGCAAAATCAAGAACACAGATCACAGCGGCGACGTTACAAGAAGAATCACACAAGAGtcacacaaaaatcacaaaagaaaaatcaagagaCACAAAATCACACAAAAATTAAACACAGAACGCCAAGGCAAGGCGGCGCCGT
Proteins encoded in this window:
- the LOC127759963 gene encoding uncharacterized protein LOC127759963; amino-acid sequence: MALNNTTSDIIRAFIYPRLPACIVQRTRLFAREWNQAYLDGVGVGGSLNAAQPATGGNHSVGFLLQTDALQAQVSDGLTNQRSFPRMDEQFDGRDAAIVATCSGVHLLTLSNPAQMCLWNPMVNQEVYIHPPDLEANVGPPGLCAEVINGEAISPQYWIAIPAEHVGPPALGDWAIRPPRFQVWDSAMEGWTVHQTANQFWSNRSRNAVTIDNTIYYKISAGEIVFYKHREAPPHRVGTIVLPYQASPVCQPDWLMCEWKGCLGLLVPVEDGKVLVFTLEEGNLWNHLTTIDIVPIVNRNRSAFLSRSIGTRRIRGEEAPDALHTMDLVGFADPGWLLIWQRNGYLRIFLSNQTAKRLISIQREDINWRFWSLRSSFIRLY
- the LOC127760185 gene encoding DNA topoisomerase 2-like, yielding MNRQPPRRSSARIAAARGGSGDTLRERILLRPDGYIGSPEKRTQTFWVNDGYAMVPREVTYCPGLHRIFDEVLVHAASNKRRDPSMDTLSVEVDVVERRVSVFYNGRGAVPVELLDEKRGVYAPEMFFGHLHDDDEEDDRNKMTNDGGGAYGVKLANLFSTEFVVETADGCRMKKYKQVFSENMGKKSVPHITDCNQGENWTTITFKPDLARFNMTYLEEDHVTLMWKRVVDMAGILGDSVQVEWDGMRLRINSFNDYVRLHVNSPVSDRSGLGLPRVYEKLNDWCEVCLSLSDDGHFQQVSFVNGFETLKGGTHVDYVTNQITTRVMNILNEYYKKSIFNVDDVKRHLWVFLNVFIDNPTFDSQTKEMLTTPPGRFGSKLELPDSFSEIALSGGLLRRLFGCSGPPDAKIVSFKY